The following coding sequences lie in one Nitratireductor mangrovi genomic window:
- a CDS encoding class I SAM-dependent methyltransferase, protein MYLDIVDLRAFYASVLGRLAERSITMALSSVWAKIPNERLIGLGYAVPWLERFGADAERVFAFMPAAQGAVAWPPNAPSATALVFDEELPLFDSSIDRILMVHSLEHAENPRETLMELWRVLAPGGRLVIVVPNRRGVWARFEHTPFGTGRPWSRSQLTTLLRETNFTPGPWSEALFFPPSRKRWMLRFHRLIENTGRRLWPIFCGVLIVEAQKRLYQGLPVAQRASRRVFVPVLSPQGATRTLHDPETAP, encoded by the coding sequence ATGTATCTGGATATTGTCGACCTGCGCGCCTTCTATGCTTCCGTCCTCGGGCGGCTGGCGGAGCGTTCCATCACCATGGCGCTTTCGAGCGTGTGGGCGAAGATCCCCAACGAGCGGCTGATCGGACTTGGCTATGCGGTACCCTGGCTGGAGCGCTTCGGGGCCGACGCCGAGCGGGTGTTCGCCTTCATGCCGGCGGCGCAAGGCGCGGTGGCCTGGCCACCCAACGCTCCGTCGGCAACCGCATTGGTGTTCGACGAGGAACTGCCGCTGTTCGATTCCTCGATCGACCGCATCCTGATGGTCCATTCGCTCGAACATGCCGAGAATCCGCGCGAGACGCTGATGGAGCTGTGGCGGGTGCTGGCGCCGGGCGGCCGGCTGGTGATCGTGGTGCCCAACCGGCGTGGGGTCTGGGCTCGCTTCGAACACACGCCTTTCGGTACCGGTCGACCGTGGTCACGCAGCCAGCTCACGACGCTGTTGCGCGAAACCAACTTCACCCCCGGCCCGTGGAGCGAGGCGCTTTTTTTTCCGCCGTCGCGCAAGCGCTGGATGCTGCGGTTTCACCGGTTGATCGAAAACACCGGCCGGCGCTTGTGGCCGATCTTCTGCGGCGTCCTGATCGTGGAGGCGCAAAAGCGTCTCTATCAGGGCCTGCCGGTGGCCCAGCGTGCTTCGCGCCGCGTTTTCGTGCCCGTGCTTTCGCCGCAAGGCGCCACACGCACCCTGCACGATCCCGAAACCGCGCCCTGA
- the gloB gene encoding hydroxyacylglutathione hydrolase produces the protein MTLAIEQFMCRSDNFGVLAHDPQSGETAVIDAPETAPILAAIERTGWRPTLLLVTHHHGDHVEGNLALKEKFGLKIVGPEAEAAKIPGIDDTVKDGDSFAFGGETVEVIATPGHTAGHVCYHFPQSHVAFTGDTLFALGCGRLFEAKPPAMHASLTKLAALPLETTIYCGHEYTEANARFALSVDPTNSALKERAAEIVKLRADGKPTLPTTMMLEMATNPFLRAHDPVIRRNLGMEDASDEAVFAEIRKRKDIF, from the coding sequence ATGACCCTGGCGATCGAGCAATTCATGTGCCGCAGCGACAATTTCGGCGTGCTGGCGCACGACCCCCAAAGTGGCGAGACGGCGGTGATCGATGCGCCTGAAACGGCACCGATCCTCGCGGCAATCGAACGCACCGGCTGGAGGCCGACCCTGCTGCTGGTCACCCATCATCATGGCGATCATGTCGAGGGCAATCTGGCGCTGAAGGAAAAGTTCGGTCTGAAGATCGTCGGGCCGGAAGCAGAGGCAGCGAAGATTCCCGGCATCGACGATACGGTGAAGGACGGCGACAGCTTCGCTTTCGGTGGCGAGACGGTCGAGGTGATCGCCACGCCCGGGCACACCGCAGGCCATGTCTGCTATCATTTCCCGCAATCACATGTCGCGTTCACCGGCGATACGCTGTTCGCACTCGGCTGTGGGCGGCTGTTCGAGGCCAAGCCGCCAGCCATGCATGCCTCGCTGACAAAGCTCGCCGCGCTGCCGCTCGAGACGACGATCTATTGCGGGCACGAATATACCGAGGCCAATGCCCGCTTCGCGCTTTCCGTCGACCCGACCAATTCGGCGCTGAAGGAGCGCGCGGCGGAGATCGTGAAACTGCGCGCCGACGGCAAGCCGACCTTGCCGACAACGATGATGCTCGAAATGGCGACCAATCCGTTCCTGCGCGCGCACGACCCGGTCATCCGGCGCAATCTCGGCATGGAGGATGCGAGCGACGAGGCCGTGTTTGCCGAGATCCGCAAGCGCAAGGACATCTTCTGA
- a CDS encoding lysoplasmalogenase family protein: MMPFPGGLAATANGTLLLSLVAAFLYLFMVAGAPSWRRTVAKTAAVALLAVLAAAEGGPWLLIVALALSAAGDAFLAQDGERPFLAGLASFLAAHLAYAALFLSAGSLALLFGTPLRLAAGALMVLFAVGMFHRLRPALPATMTMPVVAYVAAILAMGLSALGLPAPAVIAGAVLFMASDAILAVETFLLSRESPELVWTRPAVWVLYYAAQVTITLGVLLA; this comes from the coding sequence ATGATGCCGTTTCCGGGCGGCCTTGCAGCGACAGCGAACGGGACGCTGCTGCTCTCGCTCGTCGCAGCATTTCTCTACCTGTTCATGGTCGCCGGTGCGCCGTCCTGGCGCCGCACCGTGGCCAAGACCGCCGCGGTCGCGCTGCTGGCGGTACTGGCCGCGGCCGAGGGCGGGCCATGGTTGCTGATTGTCGCGCTGGCGCTGAGTGCGGCGGGCGACGCCTTCCTCGCCCAGGACGGTGAAAGGCCTTTCCTGGCCGGGCTGGCGAGCTTTCTCGCAGCGCATCTCGCCTATGCTGCGCTGTTCCTCTCGGCCGGCAGCCTTGCGCTGCTTTTCGGCACCCCGTTGCGGCTTGCTGCCGGTGCCCTCATGGTCCTGTTTGCTGTCGGCATGTTCCACCGCCTTCGCCCGGCCCTGCCTGCGACGATGACCATGCCGGTCGTGGCCTATGTCGCCGCGATCCTCGCCATGGGGCTCAGCGCGCTCGGCCTGCCGGCGCCGGCGGTGATCGCCGGTGCGGTCCTGTTCATGGCTTCCGATGCCATCCTGGCCGTCGAGACCTTCCTGCTTTCCCGGGAGTCGCCTGAGCTTGTCTGGACACGCCCGGCGGTCTGGGTGCTCTATTATGCCGCGCAGGTCACCATCACGCTCGGCGTGCTCTTGGCGTGA
- the yddG gene encoding aromatic amino acid exporter YddG → MARATLIGFSAVVMWALLALFTDASGRVPPFQLSAMAFTIGAALGFVARLAGASPASQAPIPPLAWVVGIAGLFGYHFFYFSALRNAPAVEASLIAYLWPLLIVLGSAMLPGERLGWHHVVGALMGLAGAALIVTRGVGFAFESRYAFGYGMAVLCAFTWSSYSLMSRRFPAVATSIVTWFCLATAVLSLACHLLLEETVWPSGWLQWAAVAGLGLMPVGGAFYAWDHGVKRGNIQVLGAASYAAPLLSTLVLIAFGFAEPTLNILAACLLITAGAALAAKNMIWRRKAPAVAVEP, encoded by the coding sequence ATGGCGCGGGCGACGCTGATCGGCTTTTCGGCGGTGGTGATGTGGGCGCTGCTGGCGCTTTTCACCGACGCGTCGGGCCGGGTCCCGCCCTTCCAGCTTTCGGCGATGGCTTTCACCATCGGCGCCGCCCTCGGTTTCGTGGCCAGGCTTGCGGGCGCATCGCCGGCCTCGCAGGCGCCGATCCCGCCGCTTGCCTGGGTGGTTGGCATCGCCGGCCTGTTTGGCTACCACTTCTTCTACTTTTCGGCGCTGCGCAACGCGCCCGCCGTCGAGGCGAGCCTGATTGCCTATCTGTGGCCGCTTCTGATCGTGCTCGGCTCGGCGATGCTGCCCGGCGAACGACTCGGCTGGCATCATGTCGTGGGCGCGCTGATGGGGCTTGCCGGCGCGGCGCTGATCGTCACGCGCGGCGTGGGATTCGCCTTCGAGAGCCGCTACGCCTTCGGCTACGGCATGGCGGTGCTGTGCGCGTTCACCTGGTCCTCCTATTCGCTGATGTCGCGACGCTTCCCGGCAGTTGCGACCAGCATCGTCACCTGGTTCTGCCTCGCAACCGCCGTGCTGTCGCTCGCCTGCCACCTGCTGCTTGAAGAGACAGTCTGGCCTTCGGGCTGGCTGCAATGGGCTGCCGTCGCCGGTCTCGGGCTGATGCCGGTCGGCGGCGCTTTCTATGCCTGGGACCATGGCGTCAAGCGCGGCAACATCCAGGTGCTGGGGGCCGCGAGCTACGCCGCGCCGCTGCTTTCGACCCTGGTCCTGATCGCCTTCGGCTTTGCCGAGCCGACACTCAACATCCTCGCCGCTTGCCTGCTGATCACGGCGGGTGCGGCTCTTGCGGCAAAGAACATGATCTGGCGCCGCAAGGCGCCGGCCGTGGCGGTCGAGCCATGA
- a CDS encoding DUF3108 domain-containing protein: MHAPFRPLLVLISLFAACLPARAEALHAVRIEQVVTLSDLVVAQSHISSLVGRDTFEIEGRLRSEPLARLFERARGTVVSRGRFERGTARPDAYLADLASGAERRQTRITFGDGRVYRLDNQPESGAKPADWVAVGGSDLVGVVDPIAATLVRAGDARDVCRRTIGIFDGVLRADLRLSPAGRGRLSARGYDGDTVVCKARLVPVSGYRAGSETLRYFSDESEIRIAFAPIGRSGVYAPVEASATTTVGTLTLETRRFEILD; the protein is encoded by the coding sequence TTGCATGCCCCTTTCCGCCCGCTTCTCGTCCTGATCTCCCTCTTCGCGGCGTGCCTGCCGGCGCGCGCCGAGGCGCTGCATGCCGTGCGCATCGAGCAGGTCGTGACGCTCTCCGACCTCGTCGTCGCACAATCGCACATTTCCTCACTGGTCGGCCGCGACACGTTCGAGATCGAGGGGCGGCTGAGGAGCGAGCCGCTGGCCAGGCTCTTCGAGCGCGCGAGGGGCACTGTCGTCTCGCGCGGCCGTTTCGAACGCGGCACGGCAAGGCCGGATGCCTATCTGGCCGACCTCGCCTCGGGCGCCGAGCGCCGCCAGACCAGAATCACCTTCGGCGACGGCCGCGTCTACAGGCTCGACAACCAGCCGGAGTCCGGGGCGAAGCCGGCCGACTGGGTTGCCGTCGGCGGCTCGGATCTGGTCGGCGTGGTCGACCCGATCGCCGCGACGCTGGTCAGGGCGGGCGATGCGCGCGACGTCTGCCGCCGCACCATCGGCATCTTCGACGGCGTGCTGCGCGCCGATCTGCGCCTGTCGCCGGCCGGCCGCGGCCGGCTTTCGGCAAGGGGCTATGACGGCGACACGGTCGTCTGCAAGGCGCGGCTGGTGCCGGTCTCCGGCTACCGGGCCGGCAGCGAAACGCTGCGCTATTTCAGCGACGAAAGCGAAATCAGGATCGCCTTCGCCCCGATCGGCCGGTCCGGGGTCTATGCTCCGGTCGAGGCGTCGGCGACGACGACCGTCGGCACCCTCACGCTCGAAACCCGCCGCTTCGAAATCCTCGACTGA
- the rpmB gene encoding 50S ribosomal protein L28: MSRACELTAKAVLYGNNVSHANNKTRRRFLPNLVNVTLMSESLERKFRLRVSASALRSVEHRGGLDAFLLKADASDLSPRARLLKKQVAKKVAETATA; the protein is encoded by the coding sequence ATGTCCCGCGCTTGCGAACTGACCGCCAAGGCCGTGCTCTACGGCAACAATGTGAGCCACGCCAACAACAAGACGCGTCGCCGCTTCCTGCCCAATCTCGTCAATGTGACGCTGATGTCGGAATCGCTGGAGCGCAAGTTCCGCCTGCGCGTCTCGGCCAGCGCCCTGCGTTCGGTCGAGCATCGCGGCGGGCTCGACGCCTTCCTGCTCAAGGCCGACGCCTCCGACCTTTCGCCGCGCGCCCGCCTGCTCAAGAAGCAGGTCGCCAAGAAGGTCGCCGAGACCGCGACCGCCTGA
- a CDS encoding queuosine precursor transporter, with protein sequence MTLSRSVLPFVLAMAAVVAASNYLVQFPFAHFGLGELLTWGAFTYPVAFLVNDLTNRRFGPAAARKVVLAGFVLAVFLSVWLATPRIAIASGSAFLAAQLLDIQVFDRLRGQAWWRAPFVSTLIGSVLDTLLFFAIAFAGAFGFIDAAFGMQDGSLAFPVAFLGASVPLWVSLAIGDFCVKILVGLAMLAPYGALLGLLKPADGLGRESA encoded by the coding sequence ATGACCCTTTCCAGATCCGTCCTGCCTTTCGTTCTGGCGATGGCCGCCGTCGTCGCCGCCTCCAACTATCTGGTCCAGTTCCCGTTCGCCCATTTCGGGCTCGGCGAGCTTCTGACCTGGGGCGCCTTCACCTATCCGGTCGCCTTCCTTGTCAACGACCTGACCAACCGGCGCTTCGGCCCGGCGGCGGCACGAAAGGTCGTGCTGGCCGGCTTCGTGCTTGCGGTCTTTCTTTCGGTGTGGCTGGCCACGCCGCGCATCGCCATTGCTTCCGGCTCGGCGTTCCTGGCGGCACAACTGCTCGACATCCAGGTCTTCGACCGGCTGCGCGGCCAGGCCTGGTGGCGGGCGCCCTTCGTCTCGACGCTGATCGGCTCGGTGCTCGACACGCTGCTTTTCTTCGCCATCGCCTTTGCCGGCGCCTTCGGCTTCATCGACGCCGCCTTCGGCATGCAGGACGGCTCGCTGGCCTTCCCGGTCGCCTTCCTCGGCGCCTCGGTGCCGCTGTGGGTGTCGCTGGCCATCGGCGATTTCTGCGTCAAGATCCTTGTCGGTCTGGCGATGCTGGCGCCCTATGGCGCCCTGCTCGGCCTGCTGAAGCCGGCCGACGGCCTCGGCCGCGAAAGCGCGTAG
- a CDS encoding TetR/AcrR family transcriptional regulator, with amino-acid sequence MGRPPSIDEDEVIARLAKVFSDVGYDGASLAQLAEASGLKKASLYHRFPGGKKQMAEDVLTAALDWIAANVLAPLAGDGPPRERIALAAENLDTFYRGGHRACLLNMLSSPRNEDGPFGKAIREAFEALLAAFAGVARAAGASEADARARAERAVVTMQGSLVLSRGIGSTGPFGRFLDELPDILAAEAGPARSRKVQQP; translated from the coding sequence ATGGGCCGTCCACCCAGCATCGACGAGGACGAGGTCATCGCCAGGCTGGCGAAAGTGTTCAGCGATGTCGGTTATGACGGCGCCTCGCTGGCGCAGCTTGCCGAGGCTTCGGGCCTGAAGAAGGCGAGCCTCTACCACCGCTTTCCCGGCGGCAAGAAGCAGATGGCCGAGGACGTGCTGACGGCGGCGCTCGACTGGATCGCCGCCAACGTGCTCGCGCCGCTGGCCGGCGACGGCCCGCCGCGCGAGCGGATCGCGCTGGCGGCCGAAAATCTCGACACCTTCTACCGCGGCGGCCACCGCGCCTGCCTGCTCAACATGCTGTCCTCGCCGCGCAACGAGGACGGTCCGTTCGGCAAGGCCATCCGCGAGGCCTTCGAGGCGCTGCTCGCGGCGTTCGCCGGCGTCGCGCGGGCGGCCGGCGCGAGCGAGGCCGACGCCCGCGCCCGCGCCGAACGGGCGGTCGTGACGATGCAGGGCAGCCTGGTGCTGTCGCGCGGCATCGGCTCGACCGGGCCGTTCGGCCGCTTCCTCGACGAACTTCCCGACATCCTCGCCGCCGAGGCGGGGCCAGCCCGTTCCCGAAAGGTCCAGCAGCCATGA
- a CDS encoding pyridoxamine 5'-phosphate oxidase family protein, whose translation MTARYRQQLFTPAVKSVQETAGSRRAYARTEDVPADADRLGGPEAAFIAARDSFYMATISASGWPYLQHRGGPRGFVKVLSERRLGFADYRGNLQYVSVGNLADDARAAFFFMDYANRARLKLLGRVRSVDLTADDELRASLSDDGYGAVVERGLVVDIDAFDWNCPQHIVERFTIEEITPAIDQLKGRIAELEGELAALRGKVA comes from the coding sequence ATGACCGCACGCTACCGCCAGCAGCTTTTCACTCCCGCCGTGAAATCGGTGCAGGAGACCGCCGGCAGCCGCCGGGCCTATGCCCGCACCGAGGACGTGCCCGCGGACGCCGACCGGCTGGGCGGCCCCGAGGCGGCCTTCATCGCAGCACGCGATTCCTTCTACATGGCGACGATCTCGGCCAGCGGCTGGCCCTACCTGCAGCACCGGGGCGGGCCGCGCGGCTTCGTCAAGGTGCTGTCCGAACGCCGGCTCGGCTTCGCCGACTATCGCGGCAATCTGCAATATGTGAGCGTTGGCAACCTCGCCGACGACGCCCGCGCCGCCTTTTTCTTCATGGATTATGCCAACCGCGCCCGGCTCAAGCTCCTGGGCCGGGTGCGCAGCGTCGACCTGACGGCGGACGACGAGCTGCGCGCGAGCCTGAGCGACGACGGCTACGGCGCGGTGGTGGAGCGCGGGCTCGTGGTCGATATCGACGCCTTCGACTGGAACTGCCCGCAGCACATCGTCGAGCGTTTCACCATCGAGGAAATCACGCCGGCGATCGACCAGCTGAAGGGCCGCATCGCCGAACTCGAGGGCGAACTGGCGGCGCTGCGCGGCAAGGTCGCGTGA
- a CDS encoding esterase-like activity of phytase family protein produces the protein MAGRRLFLLACGLAAAFLAPPPAARAEPAKVEKFAVSARPIRNFQLGSTESRFGPLEFVGGLELNSGSWDFGALSGFRFLDPGSRFVGVTDTGFWYFGAIERDAEGRPSGVADFSMQQMVDGNGDIIGEKWTTDAEGLAVRDGIATVGFERAHRLSEFRLTPDDMKGPLRDLDFVVPAYELRRNRGFETVVHSPADSAHAGARIVVSEKSLDKKGDIFGAVIEGPTKGIFTVARSDGFDITDGAFLPGGDLLLLERSYSVARGVAIRLKRIAGDAIRKGNRADGAVLLEANMGYQIDNMEGLDVWRRADGATMVSLISDDNHSILQRNLYLEFRLHGD, from the coding sequence GTGGCCGGGCGGCGCCTTTTCCTTCTCGCCTGCGGGCTTGCCGCCGCATTCCTTGCGCCGCCGCCGGCGGCACGCGCCGAGCCGGCCAAGGTCGAGAAATTCGCTGTCAGCGCGCGGCCGATCCGCAATTTCCAGCTCGGCTCGACCGAAAGCCGTTTCGGGCCGCTGGAGTTCGTCGGCGGGCTCGAGCTCAATTCCGGCTCGTGGGATTTCGGCGCGCTCTCCGGTTTCCGCTTCCTCGACCCGGGTTCGCGTTTCGTCGGCGTCACCGACACCGGATTCTGGTACTTCGGCGCCATCGAGCGTGATGCCGAAGGCCGGCCCTCCGGCGTTGCCGATTTTTCCATGCAGCAGATGGTCGACGGCAATGGCGATATCATCGGCGAGAAATGGACCACCGACGCCGAGGGCCTCGCGGTCCGCGACGGCATCGCCACGGTCGGCTTCGAGCGCGCGCACCGGCTGTCGGAGTTCCGGCTGACGCCCGACGACATGAAGGGCCCGCTGCGCGATCTCGACTTCGTCGTGCCGGCCTACGAACTGCGCCGCAACCGCGGTTTCGAGACCGTCGTCCACAGTCCCGCCGACAGCGCCCATGCCGGGGCCCGCATCGTCGTCTCCGAAAAGAGCCTCGACAAGAAGGGCGACATTTTCGGCGCCGTCATCGAGGGTCCGACGAAGGGCATCTTCACCGTGGCGCGCAGCGACGGGTTCGACATCACCGACGGCGCCTTCCTGCCCGGCGGCGATCTCCTCCTGCTCGAACGCAGCTATTCGGTCGCCAGGGGGGTGGCGATCCGGCTCAAGCGCATTGCCGGCGACGCCATCCGCAAGGGCAATCGCGCCGACGGCGCGGTGCTCTTGGAAGCCAATATGGGCTACCAGATCGACAACATGGAAGGCCTCGACGTCTGGCGCCGCGCCGACGGCGCCACCATGGTGTCGCTGATTTCCGACGACAACCACTCCATCCTGCAGCGCAATCTCTACCTGGAATTCCGCCTGCACGGGGATTGA
- the cobT gene encoding cobaltochelatase subunit CobT produces the protein MAGPGDNQRGGKPRTASEAEAFKRAVSVCMRAIAGDNELEVSFAKDKPALTGERARLPELSKRPTANDVSVTRGLGDSMALRRACHDRGVHTRLAPDGKQARAVFDAVEQARVEAIGARAMTGVADNLAVMLEDKYLKANLAAVTEIADAPVEEAIALLVREKLTGSAIPQSGRKLVDLWRGWVEDKAGGDIARLAENIEDQNAFARTVRDMLVSMDMAEELGDEEQSQESEDSDDQPEGEDQSEEGTEQEQGSDDSQADDSEASDDEQDSGESESTDATAEDVSEEDSDDAETPGEAKRPDLPFTQLPPDFDYKVFTGGFDETVGADELCDEEELERLRAFLDKQLANLQGVVGRLANRLQRRLMAQQNRSWDFDLEEGYLDTARLTRVVIDPMQPLSFKQERDTNFRDTVVTLLLDNSGSMRGRPITVAATCADILARTLERCGVSVEILGFTTRAWKGGQAREKWLKDGKPANPGRLNDLRHIIYKSADAPWRRARRNLGLMMREGLLKENIDGEALLWAHNRLIGRREQRRILMMISDGAPVDDSTLSVNPGNYLERHLRAVIEMIEMRSPVELIAIGIGHDVTRYYRRAVTIVDAEELAGAMTEQLASLFEEETGQGERRSARPMRRAS, from the coding sequence ATGGCGGGTCCGGGCGACAACCAGCGCGGCGGCAAGCCGAGGACGGCAAGCGAGGCGGAAGCCTTCAAGCGCGCCGTCTCGGTGTGCATGCGCGCGATCGCCGGCGACAACGAGCTCGAAGTCTCCTTCGCCAAGGACAAGCCGGCGCTGACCGGCGAGCGGGCCAGGCTGCCGGAGCTTTCCAAGCGGCCGACGGCCAACGACGTCTCGGTGACCCGCGGGCTCGGCGATTCCATGGCCTTGCGCCGCGCCTGCCACGACCGCGGCGTCCACACCCGGCTGGCCCCCGACGGCAAGCAGGCGCGCGCCGTGTTCGACGCCGTCGAGCAGGCGCGGGTCGAGGCGATCGGCGCCCGCGCCATGACCGGCGTCGCCGACAATCTCGCCGTCATGCTGGAGGACAAGTACCTCAAGGCCAACCTCGCCGCCGTCACCGAGATCGCCGACGCCCCCGTCGAGGAAGCGATTGCGCTGCTGGTGCGCGAAAAGCTCACCGGCAGCGCCATTCCGCAGAGCGGCCGCAAGCTGGTCGATCTCTGGCGCGGCTGGGTCGAGGACAAGGCCGGCGGCGACATCGCCCGGCTGGCCGAAAACATCGAGGACCAGAACGCCTTCGCCCGCACCGTGCGCGACATGCTGGTCTCCATGGACATGGCCGAGGAACTCGGCGACGAGGAGCAGTCGCAGGAGAGCGAGGACAGCGACGACCAGCCCGAGGGCGAGGACCAGAGCGAGGAGGGCACCGAACAGGAGCAGGGCAGCGACGATTCGCAGGCCGACGATTCCGAAGCCTCCGACGACGAGCAGGACAGCGGCGAGAGCGAATCGACCGACGCCACCGCCGAGGACGTCTCGGAAGAGGATTCCGACGACGCCGAGACGCCGGGCGAGGCCAAGCGGCCGGACCTGCCCTTCACCCAGCTGCCGCCCGATTTCGACTACAAGGTCTTCACCGGCGGCTTCGACGAGACCGTCGGCGCCGACGAATTGTGCGACGAGGAGGAGCTCGAGCGCCTGCGCGCCTTCCTCGACAAGCAGCTCGCCAACCTGCAGGGCGTCGTCGGCCGGCTCGCCAACCGGCTGCAGCGGCGGCTGATGGCGCAGCAGAACCGCTCCTGGGATTTCGACCTCGAGGAGGGCTATCTCGACACCGCGCGGCTCACCCGTGTGGTCATCGACCCCATGCAGCCGCTCTCCTTCAAGCAGGAGCGCGACACCAATTTCCGCGATACCGTCGTCACCCTGCTCCTCGACAATTCCGGCTCCATGCGCGGCCGCCCGATCACGGTCGCGGCCACCTGCGCCGACATCCTGGCGCGCACGCTCGAGCGCTGCGGCGTCTCGGTCGAGATCCTCGGCTTCACCACGCGGGCGTGGAAGGGCGGCCAGGCGCGCGAGAAATGGCTCAAGGACGGCAAGCCCGCCAATCCCGGCCGCCTCAACGATCTCAGGCACATCATCTACAAGTCGGCCGACGCGCCGTGGCGGCGGGCGCGGCGCAATCTCGGCCTGATGATGCGCGAGGGGCTGCTCAAGGAAAACATCGACGGCGAGGCGCTTCTGTGGGCGCACAACCGCCTGATCGGCCGCCGCGAACAGCGCCGCATCCTGATGATGATCTCCGACGGCGCCCCGGTCGACGATTCCACCCTGTCGGTCAATCCCGGCAACTATCTCGAACGCCATCTGCGCGCCGTCATCGAGATGATCGAGATGCGCTCGCCGGTCGAGCTGATCGCCATCGGCATTGGCCATGACGTGACGCGTTATTACCGCCGCGCCGTCACCATCGTCGACGCCGAGGAACTGGCCGGCGCCATGACCGAGCAGCTCGCCTCGCTGTTCGAGGAAGAGACCGGCCAGGGCGAACGCCGTTCCGCGCGGCCGATGCGCCGGGCGAGCTGA
- the cobS gene encoding cobaltochelatase subunit CobS gives MNKIDRDIANLPDTTVSVKDTFGFDSDMVVPAYSVADPHVPDIDPDYLFDHDTTLAILAGFAFNRRVMISGYHGTGKSTHIEQVAARLNWPCVRVNLDSHVSRIDLVGKDAIVVKEGKQVTEFRDGILPWAYQHNVALCFDEYDAGRPDVMFVIQRVLESSGRLTLLDQSRVIRPHPAFRLFATANTVGLGDTTGLYHGTQQINQAQMDRWSIVTTLNYLPHDNEVDIVLAKAKHYRNDKGRDIVNKMVRVADMTRSAFMNGDLATVMSPRTVITWAENAEIFGNVGHAFRLTFLNKCDELERALVAEFYQRAFGEELKESAANVVLG, from the coding sequence ATGAACAAGATCGACCGCGATATCGCCAATCTCCCTGACACCACCGTCTCGGTGAAGGACACCTTCGGGTTCGATTCCGACATGGTGGTGCCGGCCTATTCGGTGGCCGACCCGCACGTGCCGGACATCGATCCGGACTATCTGTTCGACCACGACACCACGCTCGCCATCCTCGCAGGCTTCGCCTTCAACCGCCGCGTGATGATTTCCGGCTATCACGGGACCGGCAAGTCGACCCATATCGAGCAGGTCGCCGCCCGGCTCAACTGGCCCTGCGTGCGCGTCAATCTCGACAGCCATGTCAGCCGCATCGACCTCGTCGGCAAGGACGCCATCGTGGTCAAGGAAGGCAAGCAGGTCACCGAGTTCCGCGACGGCATCCTGCCCTGGGCCTACCAGCACAATGTCGCGCTTTGTTTCGACGAATATGATGCCGGCCGCCCCGACGTCATGTTCGTCATCCAGCGCGTGCTGGAATCGTCCGGCCGGCTGACCCTGCTCGACCAGAGCCGCGTCATCCGCCCGCATCCGGCCTTCCGCCTCTTCGCCACCGCCAACACGGTCGGCCTGGGCGACACCACCGGGCTCTATCACGGCACCCAGCAGATCAACCAGGCGCAGATGGACCGCTGGTCGATCGTCACCACGCTCAACTACCTGCCGCACGACAACGAGGTCGACATCGTGCTGGCCAAGGCCAAGCACTACCGCAACGACAAGGGCCGCGACATCGTCAACAAGATGGTGCGGGTCGCCGACATGACGCGCTCGGCCTTCATGAACGGCGACCTCGCCACCGTGATGAGCCCGCGCACCGTCATCACCTGGGCCGAGAACGCCGAGATCTTCGGCAATGTCGGCCACGCCTTCCGGCTCACCTTCCTCAACAAGTGCGACGAGCTCGAACGCGCCCTGGTGGCCGAGTTCTACCAGCGCGCCTTCGGCGAGGAACTGAAGGAATCGGCGGCCAACGTGGTCCTGGGCTGA